In Salmo trutta chromosome 37, fSalTru1.1, whole genome shotgun sequence, the following proteins share a genomic window:
- the LOC115176400 gene encoding mannose-specific lectin-like — MSMNYMSTERILLKGDYLLSNNRQFKAIFQTDGNFVLYGWGRVVWASNTENKDAQRLILQQDGNLVIYTTQDHPIWASNTGRCNNTQRGHLTLTDKGTLELYRDREVIWKS, encoded by the exons ATGAGTATGAACTACATGAGCACCGAGAGGATTCTGCTGAAAGGGGACTACCTCCTCTCCAACAATAGACAATTTAAAGCTATCTTTCAG ACCGATGGCAACTTTGTGCTCTACGGTTGGGGTCGGGTTGTCTGGGCATCAAACACTGAGAACAAAGATGCTCAGAGGCTCATCCTCCAACAGGATGGCAACCTGGTCATCTACACCACACAGGACCATCCCATTTGGGCAAGTAACACTGGCCGTTGCAACAATACACAAAGAGGTCACCTCACCCTCACTGACAAAGGTACCCTGGAGCTCTACCGAGATCGAGAGGTGATCTGGAAATCATAA